The Rudaeicoccus suwonensis DNA window CCGGTGGACGACGGCCATCTCGTGTGGCGCTCCGCGTGCATCATGTGGGCGGCCCTGGATCTCACCCCGCCAAAGGGCCTGCGACTGCACTGCCGCAACGAGATCCCCCACTCACGCGGGCTCGGCTCGTCGGCCGCGGCGATCGTGGCAGGTATGGCGATGGCGTTGGCGCTGGTGCAGGAGGACATCGACGACGCGGAATCCCTGGCGCTGATCAACCGGCTCGCTGCCGATGCCGAGGGCCATCCGGACAATTCCTCGGCGAGTGTGTATGGCGGATGCACGATCTCGTGGGCCGACGATCACGGCCGTGGCTGGCAGACCATCCGACCGGCGCTGCACCCGCAGATCCGGCCGGTGCTGTTCGTGCCGGCAGCGACGCTGTCCACCGACAAGGCGCGAGCTGCTCTCGGTGCCTCCGTCCCTCTGTCGGCTGCGGCATCGACCGCGGGTCGTGCTGCACTGCTGACGGAGGCGCTCACCCGTTCGCCGGAACTGCTGTTGCCCGCCACGCGGGACTGGCTGCACCAGGAGGCGCGGCGACCGGCATACGAGCGCAGCATGGAACTGGTCGATCGACTGCGCCAGCAGGGTCACGCGGCCACGATCTCGGGCGCCGGTCCCGCAGTTCTGGTGCTGTCGACCACCGACCACGCGGACCCGATTGCCGAACTGACTGACGAATGGCGCGTGCTGACGCCTGGCGTCGCCGACGCCGGTGTGCGAGTCGTTTCGCGTTCGGTCGCATCCACGGTGTAGGTTGGAGGCCGCATCGATCAGATGGTGAGCCGCGAGACACATATGTTCCGGCTCGTCCGATGCATCACTCTCAGGTCACGTCGACAGTTTCTGCGCACGTGAATGAGGCCGGATCCCACATCATTTGCTCGATCCGGAGTTGTAGTGCACAACCCCAAAAGAAGACCGACAGTCAGTCGGCACAACGAGGGGGAAGGAACCTTCGTGACGGAAACCACTGAACTCGCAGCGCCCCAGGAAACGGGTTCGCAGGGTTCTCGAGGCAGCCTCAGCACCATGAAGTTGGACGAGCTCAAGCGGCTCGCAGCGACGATGGGCATCAGCGGCACCTCCAAGATGCGCAAGGGCGACCTGCTCACGGCTATCCGCGAGCGTGGCGAGAGCGGTTCGAGCCGCACGGCGCCCTCCGCCGCCCAGGCTGAGTCGGCCACGACAGACACGACTGCTGCCGCCCCGGCGCGTCGCGCGTCGCGCCGTGCGGGGTCAGCTGTCGTCGCCCCGGCCGAGCAGGCCGAACAGGTGACCGCTCCCGCACAGGCGCGGGAGTCGGACGACGGCCACGTCGTCGCTCCGGCGCGCGACGAGCGTCGCGACACCGCCGCCGACCGGTCCGACAGCGATCGGTCCGAGGCCGAGTCCGGCGACGAGTCGCACCAGGGTCAGCCTCGTCAGCGTCGTAACGATCGCAATGGCAGCGATCGTTACAACGGCGGTGATCGTTCCAACGGCAATGACCGTCAGAACAACCGCAACGGCAACGACCGCAACGATCGTCAGGGCAATGACCGTCAAGGCAGTGACCGGTCGAACAACAACGATCGTCAGAGCAACCGCAACGGCAATGACCGGAACGGCAATGACCGGAACGGCAATGACCGCAACGGCAATGACCGCGACGGCCAGGGGAACGACCGTTGGAACAACGACGACAGCCGCCAGGGTGGTCGCCGTCGGCAGCGTGGCCGGGACCGCAAGCGTGGCCGTGGCCGCGGCGCGGACGACTTCGGCGATGTCGATGTCGCCGTGCGCGAGGACGACGTCCTGGTGCCGGTGGCCGGCATCCTGGACGTGCTCGACAACTACGCCTTCGTGCGGACCAGCGGATACCTCGCCGGCCCCAACGACGTCTACGTGCCGCTCAACATGG harbors:
- the thrB gene encoding homoserine kinase produces the protein MSLQHFSPGRSVSVRVPASSANLGPGFDSIGLALGVYDDVEATVTGDELQITVEGHGAGEVPVDDGHLVWRSACIMWAALDLTPPKGLRLHCRNEIPHSRGLGSSAAAIVAGMAMALALVQEDIDDAESLALINRLAADAEGHPDNSSASVYGGCTISWADDHGRGWQTIRPALHPQIRPVLFVPAATLSTDKARAALGASVPLSAAASTAGRAALLTEALTRSPELLLPATRDWLHQEARRPAYERSMELVDRLRQQGHAATISGAGPAVLVLSTTDHADPIAELTDEWRVLTPGVADAGVRVVSRSVASTV
- a CDS encoding Rho termination factor N-terminal domain-containing protein, translated to MTETTELAAPQETGSQGSRGSLSTMKLDELKRLAATMGISGTSKMRKGDLLTAIRERGESGSSRTAPSAAQAESATTDTTAAAPARRASRRAGSAVVAPAEQAEQVTAPAQARESDDGHVVAPARDERRDTAADRSDSDRSEAESGDESHQGQPRQRRNDRNGSDRYNGGDRSNGNDRQNNRNGNDRNDRQGNDRQGSDRSNNNDRQSNRNGNDRNGNDRNGNDRNGNDRDGQGNDRWNNDDSRQGGRRRQRGRDRKRGRGRGADDFGDVDVAVREDDVLVPVAGILDVLDNYAFVRTSGYLAGPNDVYVPLNMVKKNGMRKGDAITGAIRALREGEQLPTRQKFNALVRVDTVNGMQPEQARERVEFSKLTPLYPQERLRLED